A window of Streptomyces marispadix contains these coding sequences:
- a CDS encoding arsenate reductase/protein-tyrosine-phosphatase family protein, producing MNTPYGRGTADSGGISGANGPGWGAGSGQGSGPGSGAGSTPGAFRILHVSTGNVCRSPLTERLTRHALAERLGDGTSGGIVVESAGTWGHEGAPMEDHAAEVLLEHGADPEGFRGRELLDEHVIRADLVLTATRDHRAQVVSMGHSAGLRTFTLKEFTRLVRAIDAATLPDPRSSQGVVERAYALVQAAAALRGWLLAPSPEADEIHDPYGAPIPYFRSVGDEISKALDPVVTALTGVPARSRRT from the coding sequence GTGAACACCCCGTACGGGCGTGGCACCGCGGACTCGGGCGGCATAAGCGGCGCCAACGGGCCCGGCTGGGGCGCCGGTTCGGGCCAGGGCTCCGGCCCGGGGTCGGGCGCGGGCTCGACCCCCGGCGCTTTCCGCATCCTCCACGTCTCCACCGGCAACGTCTGCCGCTCGCCCCTGACCGAGCGGCTGACCCGTCACGCCCTGGCGGAGCGGCTCGGGGACGGCACAAGCGGCGGCATCGTCGTGGAGAGCGCCGGCACCTGGGGCCACGAGGGCGCACCGATGGAGGACCACGCGGCCGAGGTGCTGCTGGAGCACGGAGCGGACCCGGAGGGCTTCCGCGGCCGCGAGCTGCTCGACGAGCACGTCATCCGCGCCGATCTCGTGCTCACCGCGACCCGCGACCACCGGGCGCAGGTCGTCTCCATGGGGCACTCGGCGGGTCTGCGTACGTTCACGCTCAAGGAGTTCACGCGCCTCGTACGGGCGATAGACGCGGCGACCCTGCCCGATCCGCGCTCCTCCCAGGGCGTCGTCGAGCGTGCCTACGCGCTGGTGCAGGCGGCTGCGGCACTGCGCGGCTGGCTGCTGGCGCCCAGTCCGGAGGCGGACGAGATCCACGACCCCTACGGTGCCCCCATTCCGTACTTCCGTTCCGTGGGTGACGAGATCAGCAAGGCACTCGATCCGGTCGTCACGGCGCTGACGGGAGTCCCCGCGCGGAGCCGCCGTACATGA
- a CDS encoding MraY family glycosyltransferase yields the protein MREYLLTLCVAAAVTYLLTGPVRKFAIAAKAMPQIRARDVHREPTPRLGGIAMFGGLCAGLLVASQLTNIGELFVLSDEPRALLSGAGLIWLLGVLDDKWGVDALVKLGGQMIAAGVMVLQGLTILWLPVPGVGNVALTQLQGTLLTVALVVITINAVNFVDGLDGLASGMVTIAAAAFFMYAYRIWYGYGVEAAAPATLFAVLLMGMCLGFLPHNMHPARIFMGDSGSMLIGLVLAAGAVSITGQVDPDLMVQHTGSVRSAVHTMVPLYMPLLLPLTIIAIPVADLVLAIVRRTWRGESPFAADKGHLHHRLLEIGHSHSRAVLIMYFWSALIAFGAVAFSVQSSSLAIVLAIVLLSAVGLVVLLLPRFTPQVPRWAYAFVPPRYRRAEELATEGAETNTESIGPESSIPSDTPSLVNFEKNAQFPTGNGNSPATAAAEGAEKAETAPQPAFAGLNGATAIGRNGGRESRSSDPACDSEHTK from the coding sequence GTGCGTGAATATCTGCTGACGCTCTGTGTCGCGGCGGCGGTCACCTACCTTCTGACCGGGCCGGTACGGAAGTTCGCCATCGCGGCGAAGGCCATGCCGCAGATCAGGGCGCGCGATGTGCACCGCGAGCCGACGCCGCGCCTCGGCGGCATCGCGATGTTCGGCGGTCTGTGCGCGGGTCTGCTGGTGGCGTCGCAACTCACCAACATCGGCGAGCTGTTCGTCCTCTCCGACGAGCCGCGTGCGCTGCTGTCGGGCGCCGGTCTGATCTGGCTGCTCGGCGTGCTCGACGACAAGTGGGGCGTGGACGCCCTGGTGAAGCTGGGCGGGCAGATGATCGCCGCCGGCGTCATGGTGCTACAGGGGCTGACGATCCTGTGGCTGCCGGTCCCGGGCGTGGGCAACGTCGCGCTGACGCAGCTCCAGGGCACGCTCCTCACGGTCGCGCTCGTCGTGATCACCATCAACGCCGTGAACTTCGTGGACGGTCTGGACGGTCTGGCCTCCGGCATGGTCACCATCGCCGCCGCCGCGTTCTTCATGTACGCGTACCGGATCTGGTACGGCTACGGGGTCGAAGCCGCCGCGCCCGCAACGCTGTTCGCTGTGCTGCTGATGGGCATGTGCCTGGGCTTCCTGCCGCACAACATGCATCCCGCGCGGATCTTCATGGGCGACTCGGGATCGATGCTGATCGGTCTCGTACTGGCCGCGGGCGCGGTCTCGATCACCGGTCAGGTGGACCCGGACCTCATGGTGCAGCACACCGGGTCCGTGCGTTCCGCGGTGCACACGATGGTTCCCCTGTACATGCCGCTGCTGCTGCCGTTGACGATCATCGCGATCCCCGTCGCGGACCTGGTGCTCGCGATCGTGCGCAGGACGTGGCGCGGTGAGTCGCCGTTCGCGGCGGACAAGGGGCATCTGCACCACCGGCTGCTGGAGATCGGGCACTCGCACAGCCGCGCGGTGCTGATCATGTACTTCTGGTCGGCGCTGATCGCCTTCGGGGCGGTGGCGTTCTCCGTGCAGAGCTCCAGCCTCGCCATCGTGCTCGCGATCGTGCTGCTGAGCGCCGTCGGGCTCGTGGTGCTGCTGCTGCCGCGCTTCACGCCTCAAGTTCCGCGCTGGGCCTATGCGTTCGTACCGCCGAGGTATCGGCGTGCCGAAGAGCTCGCGACGGAGGGTGCGGAGACGAATACAGAAAGCATCGGACCGGAATCCAGTATTCCGTCCGATACGCCTTCTTTGGTGAATTTCGAGAAGAATGCCCAATTCCCAACAGGGAACGGGAATTCGCCCGCGACCGCCGCCGCCGAGGGCGCGGAAAAGGCCGAAACCGCACCTCAGCCCGCATTCGCGGGGCTCAACGGCGCCACCGCGATCGGCCGCAACGGCGGCCGGGAGTCCAGGAGTTCGGACCCTGCGTGTGACAGCGAGCACACCAAGTAG
- the atpB gene encoding F0F1 ATP synthase subunit A → MSALTLLANTDCHINAGCAFPAPGLHSFEFKPLFTVGGYEFTKPSLIAVICMVIVVGFFWAAFSKPKLVPGKLQLIGEIGYQFVARSIATEVIGRKGKQYVPFLMSIFFFVWLMNIMAIVPLAQFPSTSRFAYPVALAALVFVTYMFLTFKTHGFRGGVKNLVWISGLPKPLVPLMVLLEFIQNVISRPFTLAVRLWANMFAYHMLIVMFSIAAWYLVTPSFLAAAAGGSFLLAVGMTAFEVLIQFLQAYIFTLLAAIYISGALEEAH, encoded by the coding sequence GTGAGCGCCCTAACGCTGCTGGCTAACACCGATTGCCACATCAACGCAGGCTGCGCTTTTCCCGCGCCGGGCCTCCACTCGTTCGAGTTCAAGCCGCTCTTCACCGTCGGCGGCTACGAGTTCACCAAGCCGAGCCTGATCGCCGTGATCTGCATGGTGATCGTCGTCGGCTTCTTCTGGGCCGCGTTCAGCAAGCCGAAACTGGTTCCGGGGAAGCTCCAGTTGATCGGTGAGATCGGCTACCAGTTCGTCGCGCGGAGCATCGCCACCGAGGTGATCGGCAGGAAGGGCAAGCAGTACGTCCCCTTCCTGATGTCGATCTTCTTCTTCGTATGGCTCATGAACATCATGGCCATCGTGCCGCTGGCGCAGTTCCCCTCGACGTCACGCTTCGCGTACCCGGTCGCACTCGCCGCGCTGGTGTTCGTGACGTACATGTTCCTGACGTTCAAGACCCACGGTTTCCGTGGTGGCGTCAAGAACCTGGTCTGGATCAGCGGGCTGCCCAAGCCCCTGGTTCCTCTGATGGTGCTCCTGGAGTTCATCCAGAACGTGATCTCGCGGCCGTTCACCCTCGCGGTGCGGCTGTGGGCCAACATGTTCGCCTACCACATGCTGATCGTGATGTTCAGCATCGCCGCCTGGTATCTGGTCACGCCGTCGTTCCTGGCGGCGGCAGCAGGCGGTTCCTTCCTCCTGGCAGTAGGCATGACCGCCTTCGAGGTCCTGATCCAGTTCCTTCAGGCGTACATCTTCACGCTGCTCGCCGCGATCTACATCAGCGGAGCGCTCGAAGAGGCCCACTGA
- the atpE gene encoding ATP synthase F0 subunit C gives MSAELVNLAAVDIKGNLGAVAYGLAAIGPGVGIGVVFGHSIEAMARQPEAMGIIRTNMFLGFALCEVLALLGLVVPFIFK, from the coding sequence ATGTCTGCTGAGCTTGTCAACCTCGCTGCCGTCGACATTAAGGGCAACCTCGGAGCCGTCGCGTACGGTCTCGCCGCCATCGGTCCCGGTGTGGGCATCGGCGTGGTCTTCGGCCACTCCATCGAGGCCATGGCCCGTCAGCCCGAGGCCATGGGCATCATCCGCACCAACATGTTCCTCGGCTTCGCGCTCTGTGAGGTGCTCGCGCTCCTCGGCCTCGTCGTCCCCTTCATCTTCAAGTAA
- a CDS encoding F0F1 ATP synthase subunit B has translation MMTFLAEEGAQNPLIPEPVELVIGLIAFFIVFGVLGKKLLPTIQKTLDERQDAIEGGLERAQEAQTEANQTLEQYKAQLAEARHEAARITEQAREQGAAIIAEMREEGQRQRDAIIAAGHAQTEADRRQVTVALRQEVGRMATDLAGRVVGESLEDAARQSRVIDRFLEDLEEKAEAAR, from the coding sequence ATGATGACTTTCCTGGCTGAGGAAGGAGCGCAGAACCCGCTCATTCCCGAGCCCGTGGAGCTGGTCATCGGCCTGATCGCCTTCTTCATCGTCTTCGGCGTCCTCGGTAAGAAGCTGCTGCCCACCATCCAGAAGACCCTGGACGAGCGGCAGGACGCGATCGAGGGCGGACTGGAACGAGCGCAGGAGGCCCAGACCGAGGCCAACCAGACCCTCGAGCAGTACAAGGCCCAGCTCGCCGAGGCCCGTCACGAGGCGGCACGGATCACCGAGCAGGCACGTGAGCAGGGTGCGGCCATCATCGCGGAGATGCGCGAGGAGGGTCAGCGCCAGCGCGACGCGATCATCGCGGCGGGCCACGCACAGACCGAGGCGGACCGCCGCCAGGTGACCGTGGCACTGCGCCAGGAGGTCGGCCGGATGGCCACCGACCTGGCCGGCCGAGTCGTGGGCGAGTCCCTTGAGGACGCCGCACGGCAGAGCCGCGTCATCGACCGCTTCCTCGAGGACCTCGAGGAGAAGGCCGAGGCCGCACGATGA
- the atpA gene encoding F0F1 ATP synthase subunit alpha: MAELTIRPDEIRDALENFVQSYEPDAASREEVGTVSVAGDGIAKVEGLPSAMANELLKFEDGTLGLALNLEEREVGAVVLGEFSGIEEGQQVRRTGEVLSVPVGDGYLGRVVDPLGAPVDGLGDIESEGRRALELQAPSVMDRKSVHEPMETGYKAVDTMTPIGRGQRQLIIGDRQTGKTALCVDTIINQRDNWRSGDPEKQVRCIYVAVGQKGSTIASVRGALEEAGALEYTTIVAAPASDPAGFKYVAPYTGSAIGQHWMYQGKHVLVVFDDLTKQADAYRAVSLLLRRPPGREAYPGDVFYLHSRLLERCAKLSDDMGKGSMTGLPIVETKANDVSAFIPTNVISITDGQCFLESDLFNAGQRPALNVGISVSRVGGSAQHKAIKQITGSLRVDLAQYRELEAFAAFGSDLDDASKAALERGKRMTELLKQPQYNPYSTEDQVVSVWSGTNGKMDDVPVEDIRRFERELLEHMHRENKGLLTSIVEGGKMTDDTLQELGEAVDAFKKQFETSDGKLLGED; encoded by the coding sequence ATGGCGGAGCTCACGATCCGGCCGGATGAGATCCGGGACGCGCTGGAGAATTTCGTCCAGTCGTACGAGCCGGACGCGGCCTCGCGCGAAGAGGTCGGGACGGTCAGCGTTGCCGGTGACGGCATCGCGAAGGTCGAGGGTCTTCCCTCGGCCATGGCGAACGAGCTGCTGAAGTTCGAGGACGGCACCCTCGGCCTCGCCCTCAACCTCGAGGAGCGCGAGGTCGGTGCGGTTGTCCTCGGTGAGTTCAGCGGCATCGAGGAGGGCCAGCAGGTGCGCCGCACCGGCGAGGTCCTGTCGGTTCCGGTCGGCGACGGCTACCTCGGCCGCGTCGTGGACCCGCTGGGCGCCCCGGTCGACGGCCTCGGCGACATCGAGTCCGAGGGCCGCCGCGCCCTCGAACTCCAGGCCCCCTCGGTGATGGACCGCAAGTCGGTCCACGAGCCGATGGAGACGGGCTACAAGGCCGTCGACACCATGACCCCGATCGGCCGCGGCCAGCGTCAGCTCATCATCGGCGACCGGCAGACCGGCAAGACCGCGCTGTGCGTCGACACGATCATCAACCAGCGTGACAACTGGCGCTCCGGCGACCCGGAGAAGCAGGTCCGCTGCATCTACGTGGCAGTCGGCCAGAAGGGCTCCACCATCGCGTCCGTACGCGGCGCCCTGGAGGAGGCCGGTGCGCTGGAGTACACGACGATCGTCGCGGCCCCGGCGTCCGACCCGGCGGGCTTCAAGTACGTCGCCCCGTACACCGGCAGCGCCATCGGCCAGCACTGGATGTACCAGGGCAAGCACGTCCTCGTCGTCTTCGACGACCTGACCAAGCAGGCCGACGCCTACCGCGCCGTGTCCCTGCTGCTGCGCCGCCCGCCGGGCCGCGAGGCCTACCCGGGCGACGTCTTCTACCTCCACTCCCGTCTGCTGGAGCGCTGCGCCAAGCTCTCCGACGACATGGGCAAGGGCTCGATGACGGGTCTGCCGATCGTCGAGACGAAGGCGAACGACGTGTCGGCGTTCATTCCGACCAACGTCATCTCCATCACCGACGGCCAGTGCTTCCTGGAGTCCGACCTCTTCAACGCCGGCCAGCGGCCCGCGCTGAACGTCGGTATCTCCGTCTCCCGCGTCGGCGGTTCCGCACAGCACAAGGCGATCAAGCAGATCACCGGTTCGCTCCGTGTGGACCTCGCCCAGTACCGCGAGCTGGAGGCGTTCGCCGCCTTCGGCTCCGACCTGGACGACGCCTCGAAGGCGGCCCTGGAGCGCGGTAAGCGGATGACGGAGCTGCTCAAGCAGCCGCAGTACAACCCGTATTCGACCGAGGACCAGGTCGTCTCCGTCTGGTCCGGCACCAACGGCAAGATGGACGACGTACCGGTCGAGGACATCCGCCGGTTCGAGCGCGAGCTGCTGGAGCACATGCACCGCGAGAACAAGGGGCTGCTCACCAGCATCGTCGAAGGCGGCAAGATGACCGACGACACGCTCCAGGAGCTCGGCGAAGCGGTCGACGCCTTCAAGAAGCAGTTCGAGACCTCGGACGGCAAGCTGCTGGGCGAGGACTGA
- a CDS encoding F0F1 ATP synthase subunit gamma gives MGAQTRVYKRRIKSVTATKKITRAMEMIAASRIIKAQRRVAASEPYAEELTNAVRAVATGSNVKHPLTTEAERPTRAAVLLIVSDRGLAGGYNSNAIKAADRLTNRLIGEGKEVVNYIVGTRGVTYYRFRERAIKESWSGFTDNPTYADAKAVAAPLIEAITADTGAENAVDELHIVYTEFISMMTQTPIGDRLLPLSLKETAEESAGVIQDNIKRGPEVRPLFDFEPSAEQVLDALLPRYVESRIYNALLQAAASKHAATRRAMKSATDNAEDLIKSLTRLANAARQADITQEISEIVGGASALADASAGSDR, from the coding sequence ATGGGCGCTCAGACCAGGGTCTACAAGCGGCGGATCAAGTCCGTCACGGCGACCAAGAAGATCACCAGGGCGATGGAGATGATCGCGGCCTCGCGCATCATCAAGGCGCAGCGCCGGGTGGCGGCCTCCGAGCCGTACGCCGAGGAGCTGACCAACGCCGTGCGCGCGGTCGCCACCGGCTCGAACGTGAAGCACCCCCTCACCACGGAGGCGGAGCGCCCGACGCGGGCCGCGGTCCTGCTCATCGTGAGCGACCGCGGTCTGGCGGGCGGCTACAACTCCAACGCCATCAAGGCGGCCGACCGGCTGACCAACCGGCTGATCGGCGAGGGCAAGGAGGTCGTCAACTACATCGTGGGCACCCGCGGTGTGACGTACTACCGCTTCCGTGAGCGTGCGATCAAGGAGTCCTGGAGCGGCTTCACCGACAACCCGACCTACGCGGACGCCAAGGCCGTGGCCGCACCGCTGATCGAAGCGATCACGGCGGACACGGGCGCCGAGAACGCCGTGGACGAACTCCACATCGTCTACACGGAGTTCATCTCCATGATGACGCAGACGCCGATCGGCGACCGGCTGCTTCCGCTGAGTCTGAAGGAGACCGCGGAGGAGTCCGCGGGGGTCATCCAGGACAACATCAAGCGAGGCCCGGAGGTCCGTCCGCTCTTCGACTTCGAACCGTCGGCCGAGCAGGTCCTCGACGCGCTGCTTCCGCGGTACGTCGAGAGCCGCATCTACAACGCGCTGCTCCAGGCCGCAGCTTCGAAGCACGCCGCCACGCGCCGTGCGATGAAGTCGGCGACGGACAACGCCGAAGACCTCATCAAGTCGCTCACGCGGCTTGCCAACGCGGCCCGCCAGGCCGACATCACCCAGGAAATCAGCGAGATCGTCGGTGGCGCGAGCGCGCTGGCTGACGCTTCTGCGGGGAGTGACCGCTAA
- the atpD gene encoding F0F1 ATP synthase subunit beta: MTETLEKATAAGRVARVIGPVVDVEFPVDQMPEIYNALTVEVADPAQAGKKKTLTLEVAQHLGEGLVKAISMEPTDGLVRQAEVTDTGEGITVPVGDVTKGRVFNTLGKILNEPEAESEVTERWSIHRKAPAFDQLESKTEMFETGLKVVDLLTPYVKGGKIGLFGGAGVGKTVLIQEMIMRVAKLHEGVSVFAGVGERTREGNDLIDEMAESGVLPQTALVFGQMDEPPGTRLRVALAGLTMAEYFRDVQKQDVLFFIDNIFRFTQAGSEVSTLLGRMPSAVGYQPNLADEMGVLQERITSTRGHSITSMQAIYVPADDLTDPAPATTFAHLDATTVLSRPISEKGIYPAVDPLDSTSRILDPRYISQDHYDCAQRVIGILQKYKDLQDIISILGIDELSEEDKLTVSRARRIERFLSQNTHAAKQFTGLDGSDVPLDESIAAFNAIADGDFDHYPEQAFFMCGGLDDLKAKAKDLGVS; this comes from the coding sequence ATGACCGAAACTCTTGAGAAGGCCACGGCGGCGGGCCGCGTCGCACGCGTCATCGGCCCGGTGGTCGACGTGGAGTTCCCCGTCGACCAGATGCCGGAGATCTACAACGCGCTGACCGTCGAGGTCGCCGACCCGGCCCAGGCCGGCAAGAAGAAGACCCTCACCCTCGAGGTCGCACAGCACCTCGGCGAGGGCCTCGTAAAGGCGATCTCCATGGAGCCCACCGACGGTCTGGTACGCCAGGCCGAGGTGACCGACACCGGCGAGGGCATCACCGTGCCCGTCGGCGACGTCACCAAGGGCCGGGTGTTCAACACCCTCGGCAAGATCCTCAACGAGCCCGAGGCCGAGTCCGAGGTCACCGAGCGGTGGTCCATCCACCGCAAGGCCCCGGCGTTCGACCAGCTCGAGTCCAAGACCGAGATGTTCGAGACGGGCCTGAAGGTCGTCGACCTGCTGACCCCGTACGTCAAGGGCGGAAAGATCGGCCTGTTCGGCGGCGCCGGCGTCGGTAAGACCGTTCTCATCCAGGAAATGATCATGCGTGTGGCGAAGCTGCACGAGGGTGTTTCCGTCTTCGCGGGCGTCGGCGAGCGTACTCGTGAGGGCAACGACCTGATCGACGAGATGGCGGAGTCCGGCGTTCTCCCGCAGACCGCGCTGGTCTTCGGTCAGATGGACGAGCCGCCGGGCACGCGTCTTCGCGTCGCCCTGGCCGGTCTGACCATGGCGGAGTACTTCCGCGATGTGCAGAAGCAGGACGTGCTGTTCTTCATCGACAACATCTTCCGCTTCACGCAGGCCGGTTCCGAGGTCTCCACGCTGCTCGGCCGTATGCCCTCCGCGGTGGGCTACCAGCCGAACCTGGCGGACGAGATGGGTGTGCTCCAGGAGCGCATCACCTCGACCCGCGGCCACTCCATCACGTCGATGCAGGCGATCTACGTGCCTGCGGACGACCTCACCGACCCGGCCCCGGCCACCACGTTCGCGCACCTCGACGCGACGACGGTGCTCTCGCGGCCGATCTCGGAGAAGGGCATCTACCCGGCGGTGGACCCGCTGGACTCGACGTCCCGCATCCTGGACCCCCGTTACATCTCGCAGGACCACTACGACTGCGCCCAGCGCGTCATCGGAATCCTCCAGAAGTACAAGGACCTCCAGGACATCATCTCGATTCTCGGCATCGACGAGCTGTCCGAGGAGGACAAGCTCACCGTCAGCCGGGCCCGCCGTATCGAGCGCTTCCTGTCGCAGAACACCCACGCGGCGAAGCAGTTCACGGGTCTCGACGGATCGGACGTGCCGCTGGACGAGTCGATCGCCGCGTTCAACGCGATCGCCGACGGTGACTTCGACCACTATCCGGAGCAGGCGTTCTTCATGTGCGGCGGCCTCGACGACCTGAAGGCCAAGGCCAAGGACCTCGGCGTCTCCTGA
- a CDS encoding F0F1 ATP synthase subunit epsilon, translated as MAELHVELVAADRKVWSGEASLVVARTTSGDIGVMAGHQPLLGVLEPGAVIIRTAGESGEGTVTAAVHGGFISFADDKMSLLAEIAELSDEIDVERAERALERAKSEDDSAAERRAEVRMRAVAVR; from the coding sequence GTGGCTGAGCTGCACGTCGAGTTGGTCGCCGCGGACCGCAAGGTCTGGTCCGGCGAGGCCAGCCTGGTCGTCGCGCGCACCACGTCCGGCGATATCGGCGTCATGGCAGGCCACCAGCCGCTGCTCGGTGTGCTGGAGCCGGGGGCGGTGATCATCCGTACCGCCGGTGAGTCCGGCGAGGGCACGGTCACGGCGGCGGTGCACGGCGGCTTCATCTCCTTCGCGGACGACAAGATGTCGCTGCTGGCGGAGATCGCCGAGCTGTCCGACGAGATCGACGTCGAACGGGCCGAGCGGGCGCTGGAGCGGGCCAAGTCGGAGGACGACTCCGCAGCCGAACGGCGTGCCGAGGTCCGTATGCGAGCGGTGGCGGTCCGCTGA
- a CDS encoding DUF2550 domain-containing protein, with amino-acid sequence MLMVLVLSLCGVALLLALAGLFAFGLRRRLLQRSGGTFDCNLRWNAPAPPDEYGGEYAGESDVEEQGRGSGQGSGGAQGAHGAGGRGVGGGKGWAYGIARYNGDQIEWFRVFSYAPRPRRFLERNRIEVLQRRNPEGEEELALLSDAVILACSLHGVRVELAMSEDALTGFLAWLEAAPPGQRVNVA; translated from the coding sequence GTGTTGATGGTCCTCGTTCTGTCCCTGTGCGGCGTGGCCTTGCTGCTGGCGCTGGCGGGTCTGTTCGCCTTCGGTCTGCGGCGCCGTCTGCTTCAGCGCTCGGGCGGCACCTTCGACTGCAATCTGCGCTGGAACGCTCCTGCTCCGCCCGACGAGTACGGAGGCGAGTACGCCGGCGAATCCGACGTCGAAGAGCAGGGCCGCGGCAGCGGGCAGGGGTCCGGGGGCGCGCAGGGCGCGCATGGCGCCGGCGGCCGTGGAGTGGGCGGCGGCAAGGGCTGGGCGTATGGGATCGCGCGTTACAACGGTGACCAGATCGAGTGGTTCAGGGTCTTCTCCTATGCGCCGCGCCCCCGCCGGTTTCTGGAGCGCAACCGGATCGAGGTCCTGCAACGGCGGAATCCGGAGGGCGAGGAGGAGTTGGCGCTGCTCTCCGACGCGGTGATCCTCGCTTGTTCCCTGCACGGCGTACGCGTCGAACTCGCGATGAGCGAGGACGCGCTGACAGGTTTCCTGGCCTGGCTGGAGGCGGCGCCTCCCGGGCAGCGGGTGAACGTGGCCTGA
- a CDS encoding AEC family transporter yields MGGVIAGFAVITCVIATGYVLGRRGLLGSNGPEILTRLAFHVATPALLFETMARADLRVLVSGQVLITALTTFAVAALYCAVAALRRWPAGESTVGAMCACYVNAGNLGIPISAYVLGDASIVAPVILFQLLVVSPIALTALEVLSAPAGSAPGQRRGVIRMLTTPVRNPIVIGSLGGVAVAASGVRLPAPVLEPFHLVGAMSVPAVLLAFGMSLRGSAVLSREHDRLPVLVAVVFKIAVQPLVAWALGAGVFHLPRAALFAVVVTSALPSAQNLYAYASRYATGTRIARESILISTLAAAPVLVIVAALLG; encoded by the coding sequence GTGGGTGGAGTGATAGCGGGCTTCGCCGTCATCACCTGCGTCATCGCCACCGGCTACGTACTCGGACGACGCGGGCTGCTCGGCAGCAACGGCCCTGAGATCCTCACCAGGCTCGCCTTCCATGTGGCGACGCCTGCGCTGCTGTTCGAGACGATGGCACGCGCCGATCTCCGTGTGCTCGTCTCCGGTCAGGTCCTGATCACCGCGCTCACCACCTTCGCGGTGGCGGCGCTCTACTGTGCGGTGGCCGCGCTGCGCCGATGGCCCGCCGGGGAGAGCACCGTGGGCGCCATGTGCGCCTGCTACGTCAACGCGGGCAACCTCGGCATCCCCATCTCCGCCTACGTGCTGGGCGACGCCTCGATCGTCGCTCCCGTGATCCTCTTCCAGCTTCTGGTGGTGTCACCGATCGCGCTGACGGCACTCGAAGTCCTCTCCGCGCCTGCCGGGAGTGCGCCCGGTCAACGCCGCGGCGTCATACGGATGTTGACGACTCCCGTCCGCAACCCCATTGTGATCGGCTCACTCGGCGGCGTCGCCGTCGCGGCCTCGGGGGTCCGCCTTCCGGCTCCCGTGCTCGAACCGTTCCACCTGGTCGGAGCGATGTCGGTGCCCGCGGTGCTGCTCGCCTTCGGAATGTCGCTGCGTGGCAGTGCCGTGCTCTCCCGCGAACACGACCGGCTGCCGGTGCTGGTGGCGGTGGTGTTCAAGATCGCGGTCCAGCCGCTGGTGGCGTGGGCGCTGGGGGCGGGCGTCTTCCATCTGCCTCGTGCGGCGCTCTTCGCGGTCGTGGTGACCTCGGCCCTGCCCTCGGCGCAGAACCTCTACGCATACGCCTCGCGCTACGCGACGGGCACCCGCATCGCCCGCGAATCCATCCTGATCTCGACGCTGGCGGCTGCACCCGTACTCGTCATCGTCGCCGCGCTGCTCGGCTGA
- a CDS encoding response regulator, giving the protein MRVLVAEDQRAVRAGLVLILRGAPGIEVAGEAGDGEEAVRRARELRPDVVLMDIQMPRLDGVSATERITGEGLADVLVLTTFDLDEYVFGALRAGASGFLLKDSEASQVVEAVRTVARGEGMIAPAVTRRLIAEFARPGGAGRPPLPRTAAVAVPGLDELTRREHDVLRCLGHGLSNAETAQRLGMAEATVKTHVSRLLGKLGLRSRTQAAVLAQESGLTGN; this is encoded by the coding sequence ATCCGCGTACTCGTCGCCGAGGACCAGCGGGCCGTACGTGCCGGACTCGTCCTCATCCTGCGCGGCGCCCCCGGAATCGAGGTCGCGGGCGAGGCCGGCGACGGCGAGGAGGCCGTGCGCCGCGCTCGCGAACTGCGGCCCGACGTCGTGCTGATGGACATCCAGATGCCCCGGCTCGACGGGGTCTCGGCCACCGAACGCATCACCGGCGAGGGCCTGGCCGACGTGCTGGTGCTGACCACGTTCGACCTCGACGAGTACGTCTTCGGCGCGCTGCGCGCCGGGGCCTCTGGGTTCCTGCTGAAGGACAGCGAGGCGTCCCAGGTCGTGGAGGCCGTACGCACGGTCGCCCGCGGCGAGGGCATGATCGCGCCCGCGGTGACGCGGCGCCTGATCGCGGAGTTCGCACGCCCCGGCGGCGCCGGACGCCCGCCCCTCCCGCGCACGGCAGCGGTCGCCGTACCGGGCCTGGACGAGCTGACCCGCCGCGAACACGACGTGCTGCGCTGCCTCGGGCACGGCCTGTCCAACGCAGAGACGGCACAGCGTCTGGGCATGGCGGAGGCCACGGTGAAGACGCACGTCAGCCGCCTGCTGGGCAAACTGGGCCTGCGCAGCCGCACTCAAGCCGCAGTGCTGGCACAGGAGTCGGGCCTCACCGGCAACTGA